One region of Streptomyces davaonensis JCM 4913 genomic DNA includes:
- a CDS encoding urease subunit alpha, giving the protein MDPHDYASVHGPRAGDRIRLGDSGLTIRVESDSQRYGDEFLAGFGKTARDGLHLKAAAVRETCDVVISNVVVIDAVLGIRKVSIGIRDGRICSIGRAGNPDTLDGVDVVVGTGTSIVSGEGLIATAGAVDTHVHLLSPRIMEASLASGVTTIIGQEFGPVWGVGVNSPWALKHAFNAFDAWPVNIGFLGRGSSSSEAPLVEALAEGGASGFKVHEDMGAHTRALDTALRVAEEHDVQVALHSDGLNECLSVEDTLRVLEGRTIHAFHIEGCGGGHVPNVLKMAGVPNVIGSSTNPTLPFGRDAVAEHYGMIVSVHDLKTDLPGDAAMARDRIRAGTMGAEDVLHDLGAIGITSSDAQGMGRAGETVRRTFAMAGKMKAEFGAPEEHDNERVLRYMAKLTVNPAIAHGLSHEVGSLEVGRLADIVLWRPEYFGAKPQLVLKAGFPAYGVVGDPNAATDTCEPLVLGPQFGAYGGTPADISVAFVAQAALDQGNDTMPTRRRRVAVRGTRGIGPADLRLNSRTGAVDVDQRTGLVTLDGEPLRSEPADSVALNRLYFL; this is encoded by the coding sequence ATGGATCCTCATGACTACGCCTCCGTCCACGGCCCCCGCGCCGGCGACCGCATCCGGCTCGGCGACTCAGGGCTGACGATCCGCGTCGAGTCCGACTCCCAGCGCTACGGCGACGAGTTCCTCGCCGGGTTCGGCAAGACCGCCCGAGACGGACTGCACCTCAAGGCGGCCGCCGTCCGGGAGACCTGTGACGTTGTCATCAGCAATGTCGTGGTGATCGATGCGGTTCTCGGCATCCGCAAGGTCTCCATCGGCATCCGTGACGGTCGGATCTGCTCGATCGGGCGGGCCGGGAACCCGGACACCCTCGACGGGGTCGACGTCGTGGTCGGCACCGGCACGTCCATCGTGTCCGGCGAGGGGCTCATCGCCACCGCGGGCGCCGTGGACACGCATGTGCATCTGCTCTCGCCGCGCATCATGGAGGCCTCGCTCGCTTCCGGGGTGACCACGATCATCGGGCAGGAGTTCGGGCCGGTGTGGGGCGTGGGCGTCAACTCGCCCTGGGCGCTGAAGCACGCCTTCAACGCCTTCGACGCCTGGCCCGTCAACATCGGCTTCCTGGGCCGGGGTTCGTCCTCTTCCGAGGCACCTCTGGTCGAGGCCCTGGCCGAGGGTGGGGCGAGTGGCTTCAAGGTACACGAGGACATGGGCGCCCACACCCGGGCGCTGGACACGGCGCTGCGGGTCGCCGAGGAGCACGACGTCCAGGTCGCCCTGCACAGCGACGGGTTGAATGAATGCCTGTCGGTCGAGGACACCCTGCGTGTCCTGGAGGGCCGCACCATCCACGCCTTCCACATCGAGGGCTGCGGCGGCGGACACGTCCCGAACGTGCTGAAGATGGCCGGAGTCCCGAACGTCATCGGCTCCTCCACCAACCCCACGCTGCCCTTCGGACGGGACGCGGTCGCCGAGCACTACGGCATGATCGTCTCCGTCCACGACCTGAAGACGGACCTGCCCGGCGACGCCGCCATGGCAAGGGACCGCATCCGCGCCGGGACGATGGGCGCCGAGGACGTGCTGCACGACCTGGGCGCGATCGGCATCACTTCCTCCGACGCGCAGGGCATGGGACGCGCGGGCGAGACGGTCCGCCGTACCTTCGCCATGGCCGGGAAGATGAAGGCCGAGTTCGGCGCCCCTGAGGAGCACGACAACGAGCGCGTCCTGCGCTACATGGCCAAGCTGACTGTCAACCCGGCCATCGCCCACGGGCTTTCGCACGAGGTGGGCTCGCTGGAGGTCGGCAGGCTGGCCGACATCGTGCTGTGGCGCCCGGAGTACTTCGGTGCCAAACCGCAGCTCGTCCTCAAGGCGGGCTTCCCGGCCTACGGTGTGGTCGGCGACCCGAACGCGGCCACCGACACCTGCGAACCGCTCGTCCTGGGCCCGCAGTTCGGCGCGTACGGTGGCACCCCGGCCGACATCTCCGTCGCGTTCGTCGCCCAAGCCGCCCTGGACCAGGGCAACGACACCATGCCGACCCGGCGCCGCCGCGTCGCCGTGCGCGGCACCCGTGGCATCGGACCGGCCGATCTGCGGCTCAACTCCCGCACCGGAGCGGTCGACGTCGACCAGCGCACGGGCCTGGTGACGCTGGACGGCGAGCCGCTCCGCTCGGAACCGGCCGACTCGGTCGCCCTGAACCGCCTCTATTTTCTTTAG
- a CDS encoding agmatine deiminase family protein produces the protein MTYRMPPEWAPHERTWMAWPGPNPTFTTDEELAEARIAWAAVARAVRRFEPVTMVHGPGQGERARELLGPDVELVERELDDAWMRDIGPTFVTNGRELAAVDWVFNGWGAQDWARWEHDSKIARHVADLARVPVLSSTLVNEGGAIHVDGEGTVLLTDTVQLGPGRNPEWTRERAEAEIHAKLGTTKAIWLPHGLAGDYGRYGTQGHVDIVAAFARPGTVLVHSQRDPAHPDHARSQQYIELLRGATDAKGRRLEVVEIPAPTVLKDEEGDWVDYSYINHYLCNGGVVLCAFGDPNDEIAAGIFRRLFPERTVTLVDARTIFAGGGGIHCITQQQPKI, from the coding sequence ATGACCTACCGCATGCCCCCCGAGTGGGCCCCGCACGAACGCACCTGGATGGCCTGGCCGGGACCCAACCCCACCTTCACCACCGACGAGGAGCTGGCCGAGGCCCGTATCGCCTGGGCCGCCGTCGCCCGCGCCGTGCGCCGGTTCGAGCCGGTGACGATGGTGCACGGGCCGGGGCAGGGCGAGAGGGCGCGCGAACTGCTGGGCCCGGACGTCGAGTTGGTGGAGCGCGAACTCGACGACGCCTGGATGCGCGACATCGGCCCGACGTTCGTCACGAACGGCCGTGAACTGGCCGCCGTGGACTGGGTGTTCAACGGCTGGGGCGCCCAGGACTGGGCCCGCTGGGAGCACGACTCCAAGATCGCCCGCCACGTCGCGGACCTGGCCCGGGTGCCCGTGCTGTCCTCGACGCTGGTCAACGAGGGCGGCGCGATCCATGTCGACGGCGAGGGCACGGTCCTGCTGACCGACACCGTCCAGCTCGGCCCAGGTCGCAACCCCGAGTGGACCCGCGAGCGGGCCGAGGCGGAGATCCACGCCAAGCTCGGCACCACCAAGGCGATCTGGCTCCCGCACGGCCTGGCCGGCGACTACGGCAGGTACGGCACCCAGGGCCACGTCGACATCGTCGCGGCCTTCGCCCGGCCCGGCACCGTGCTGGTGCACAGCCAGCGCGACCCGGCCCACCCGGACCACGCCCGCTCCCAGCAGTACATCGAGCTGCTGCGCGGCGCGACCGACGCGAAGGGCCGCCGCCTGGAGGTCGTCGAGATCCCCGCGCCCACCGTCCTGAAGGACGAGGAGGGCGACTGGGTGGACTACTCCTACATCAACCACTACCTCTGCAACGGCGGCGTCGTCCTGTGCGCCTTCGGCGACCCGAACGACGAGATCGCGGCCGGGATCTTCCGGCGGCTGTTCCCGGAGCGGACGGTGACGCTGGTGGACGCCCGTACCATCTTCGCTGGCGGTGGAGGCATCCACTGCATCACGCAACAGCAGCCGAAGATCTAG
- the ureA gene encoding urease subunit gamma produces MRLTPTERDRLLLFGAAELARARRARGLRLNVPEATALIADTVCEAARDGLRLAEAIDRARSVLGPDDVLPGVADVVTEVHVEAVFDDGSRLAVVSDPLGGGLGPQAPGALLPGPAHTEPEAAVRLTVTNTATVPVSVTSHFHFFEANPRLDFDRGTAYGMRLAVPAGSSVRFGPGESVEVGLVPIGGGRVAIGFAGLVDGALDAPGAKEEALRRAAACGYLGA; encoded by the coding sequence ATGCGGCTCACGCCCACCGAACGCGACCGGCTGCTGCTCTTCGGGGCCGCCGAACTGGCCCGCGCACGGCGCGCCCGAGGGCTCCGGCTGAACGTGCCGGAGGCCACCGCGCTGATCGCGGACACCGTGTGCGAGGCCGCCCGGGACGGGCTCCGGCTCGCCGAGGCGATCGACCGCGCCCGCTCCGTCCTCGGCCCCGACGACGTTCTGCCGGGGGTCGCCGACGTGGTCACCGAGGTGCATGTCGAGGCCGTCTTCGACGACGGTTCGCGGCTCGCGGTCGTCTCCGATCCGCTCGGGGGCGGGCTCGGCCCCCAGGCCCCCGGCGCGCTGCTGCCGGGCCCCGCGCACACCGAGCCCGAGGCCGCCGTACGGCTGACGGTCACCAACACCGCCACCGTGCCCGTCTCCGTCACCTCCCACTTCCACTTCTTCGAGGCCAACCCGCGCCTCGACTTCGACCGGGGCACGGCCTACGGCATGCGCCTGGCCGTGCCCGCCGGGTCCTCCGTGCGGTTCGGGCCGGGGGAGAGCGTCGAGGTCGGTCTTGTACCGATCGGGGGCGGCCGGGTCGCGATCGGGTTCGCGGGTCTGGTCGACGGGGCGCTGGACGCGCCGGGGGCGAAGGAAGAGGCCCTGCGCAGGGCCGCCGCCTGCGGATATCTGGGAGCTTGA
- a CDS encoding cytosine permease codes for MRVEQRGVDTIPEAERTSGPRDLVSILLGSNLCLGVIVFGWLPPSFGLDWWASVSSILVGTAVGTALTAPLALISLRTATNLSTSSGAQFGVRGRLVGSVVGLLLALGYTALTVWIGGDVMLGVLTRLFGIPANDLSYGVVYGLLAAATVAGAVYGYRVLLAMSRVLAVGMTALLLLGVFAYAPDFTTSALPEAGGYLLGGFWPTWLLATVAAGLSGPIAFITLLGDYTRYISPARHSSRRVLHATWLGLALGLLVPQLFGTFTAYAARAALDYAGPLVDAAPTWYLLPLLLAASAGSVGNAGLMLYSMGLDLDAILPRASRATATCTVAVVATVCVFVGHYASTAQDAMTSFVLLLTAIGTPWAVITLIGFARCRGVYDPEALQVFNRRSRGGIYWYRGGWNLPATVSWALGATVGVLSVALPSYEGPLLSLTGGVDFSFVLSGLVGGVAYVLGTGRENTRAATDTESTAALADSEV; via the coding sequence ATGCGGGTGGAACAGCGAGGCGTGGACACCATCCCCGAAGCGGAGCGCACCAGCGGCCCCCGTGACCTCGTCTCGATCCTGCTGGGGTCCAACCTCTGCCTCGGCGTGATCGTCTTCGGCTGGCTGCCGCCCTCCTTCGGCCTCGACTGGTGGGCGTCGGTGAGCTCGATCCTGGTCGGCACCGCCGTCGGCACGGCCCTGACCGCCCCGCTCGCGCTGATCTCGCTGCGCACGGCGACCAACCTCTCCACCTCCTCCGGCGCCCAGTTCGGCGTCCGCGGCCGGCTCGTCGGCTCGGTGGTCGGCCTGCTGCTGGCCCTCGGCTACACCGCGCTGACCGTGTGGATCGGCGGCGACGTGATGCTCGGCGTCCTGACCCGCCTCTTCGGCATCCCCGCGAACGATCTCTCCTACGGCGTCGTCTACGGCCTGCTCGCCGCGGCGACCGTCGCGGGCGCGGTCTACGGCTACCGCGTACTGCTCGCCATGTCCCGCGTCCTCGCGGTCGGGATGACGGCCCTGCTGCTGCTCGGTGTGTTCGCCTACGCCCCGGACTTCACCACGTCCGCGCTGCCCGAGGCGGGCGGTTACCTCCTCGGCGGGTTCTGGCCGACCTGGCTGCTCGCCACGGTGGCCGCGGGCCTGTCGGGCCCGATCGCCTTCATCACCCTGCTCGGCGACTACACCCGCTACATCTCCCCGGCCCGCCACTCCTCGCGCCGGGTCCTGCACGCGACCTGGCTGGGCCTCGCCCTCGGCCTGCTGGTCCCTCAACTCTTCGGCACCTTCACGGCGTACGCGGCCCGCGCCGCCCTCGACTACGCCGGTCCCCTGGTGGACGCGGCACCCACCTGGTACCTGCTCCCCCTGCTGCTCGCCGCCTCAGCGGGCTCGGTCGGCAACGCCGGTCTGATGCTGTACTCCATGGGCCTCGACCTGGACGCCATCCTGCCCCGCGCCTCCCGGGCCACGGCCACCTGCACGGTCGCCGTCGTCGCCACGGTCTGCGTCTTCGTCGGCCACTACGCCTCGACGGCACAGGACGCGATGACGTCGTTCGTCCTGCTGCTCACGGCGATCGGCACCCCGTGGGCAGTCATCACCCTCATCGGCTTCGCCCGCTGCCGAGGGGTCTACGACCCGGAGGCCCTCCAGGTCTTCAACCGCCGCTCGCGGGGCGGGATCTACTGGTACCGCGGCGGCTGGAACCTCCCGGCGACGGTGTCCTGGGCGCTGGGCGCGACGGTGGGCGTGCTGTCGGTGGCGCTGCCGTCGTACGAGGGGCCGCTGCTGTCGCTGACGGGCGGGGTGGACTTCAGCTTCGTGCTGTCGGGGCTGGTGGGAGGCGTGGCGTACGTGCTGGGCACCGGCAGGGAAAACACCAGGGCCGCCACGGACACGGAGTCCACGGCGGCCCTGGCGGACAGCGAGGTCTAG
- the cimA gene encoding citramalate synthase — protein MTETSELDDSFHVFDTTLRDGAQREGINLTVADKLAIARHLDDFGVGFIEGGWPGANPRDTEFFARAQQEIDFKHAQLVAFGATRRAGAKAAEDPQVRALLDSGAPVITLVAKSHDRHVELALRTTLDENLEMVRDTVSFLKEQGRRVFVDCEHFFDGYRANPEYAKSVVRTASEAGADVVILCDTNGGMLPAQVQAVVGTVLADTGARLGIHAQDDTGCAVANTLAAVDAGATHVQCTANGYGERVGNANLFPVVAALELKYGKKVLPEGHLREMTRISHAIAEVVNLTPSTHQPYVGVSAFAHKAGLHASAIKVDPDLYQHIDPEQVGNTMRMLVSDMAGRASVELKGKELGVDLGGDRELVGRVVERVKERELKGYTYEAADASFELLLRAEVEGGKPLKYFDVESWRAIVEDRPDGTHANEATVKLFAKGERIVATAEGNGPVNALDRALRVALEKIYPQLAKLDLVDYKVRILEGVHGTQSTTRVLISTSDGAGEWSTVGVAENVIAASWQALEDAYTYGLLRAGVSPAQ, from the coding sequence ATGACGGAAACCAGCGAGCTCGACGACTCGTTCCACGTCTTCGACACCACCCTGCGCGACGGCGCCCAGCGTGAGGGCATCAACCTCACCGTCGCGGACAAGCTGGCCATCGCACGGCACCTGGACGACTTCGGCGTGGGCTTCATCGAGGGCGGCTGGCCCGGCGCCAACCCGCGGGACACCGAGTTCTTCGCCCGCGCCCAGCAGGAGATCGACTTCAAGCACGCCCAGCTGGTCGCCTTCGGTGCCACCCGCCGGGCGGGCGCCAAGGCTGCCGAGGACCCGCAGGTGAGGGCGCTCCTGGACTCGGGCGCCCCGGTGATCACCCTGGTGGCCAAGTCGCACGACCGGCATGTGGAACTCGCGCTGCGCACCACCCTGGACGAGAACCTGGAGATGGTCCGGGACACCGTCTCCTTCCTCAAGGAGCAGGGCCGCCGGGTCTTCGTCGACTGCGAGCACTTCTTCGACGGCTACCGCGCCAACCCCGAGTACGCCAAGTCCGTCGTCCGTACGGCGTCCGAGGCCGGCGCGGATGTCGTCATCCTCTGCGACACCAACGGCGGCATGCTCCCGGCGCAGGTCCAGGCGGTCGTGGGGACGGTACTGGCGGACACCGGCGCCCGGCTCGGCATCCACGCCCAGGACGACACCGGCTGCGCGGTCGCCAACACGCTCGCCGCGGTGGACGCGGGCGCGACCCACGTCCAGTGCACGGCCAACGGCTACGGCGAGCGGGTCGGCAACGCCAACCTCTTCCCGGTGGTAGCGGCCCTGGAGCTGAAGTACGGCAAGAAGGTCCTGCCCGAGGGACACCTCCGCGAGATGACCCGGATCTCCCACGCCATCGCCGAGGTCGTCAACCTCACCCCCTCCACCCACCAGCCCTACGTCGGCGTCTCCGCCTTCGCGCACAAGGCGGGACTGCACGCCTCCGCGATCAAGGTCGACCCGGACCTGTACCAGCACATCGACCCCGAGCAGGTCGGCAACACCATGCGGATGCTGGTCTCCGACATGGCGGGCCGCGCCTCGGTGGAGCTCAAGGGCAAGGAACTCGGCGTCGACCTGGGCGGCGACCGCGAACTGGTCGGCCGGGTCGTGGAGCGGGTCAAGGAGCGCGAGCTCAAGGGCTACACCTACGAGGCGGCGGACGCCTCCTTCGAGCTGCTGCTGCGCGCCGAGGTCGAGGGGGGCAAGCCCCTGAAGTACTTCGACGTGGAGTCCTGGCGCGCGATCGTCGAGGACCGCCCCGACGGCACCCACGCCAACGAGGCCACCGTCAAGCTCTTCGCCAAGGGCGAGCGCATCGTGGCCACCGCGGAGGGCAACGGCCCGGTCAACGCCCTGGACCGTGCCCTCCGCGTGGCGCTGGAGAAGATCTACCCCCAGCTCGCCAAGCTGGATCTGGTCGACTACAAGGTCCGCATCCTGGAGGGCGTCCACGGCACCCAGTCGACCACCCGCGTGCTGATCTCCACGTCCGACGGCGCGGGCGAGTGGTCGACGGTGGGCGTCGCGGAGAACGTCATCGCCGCGTCCTGGCAGGCCCTGGAGGACGCCTACACCTACGGTCTGCTCCGGGCCGGCGTGAGCCCGGCGCAGTAA
- a CDS encoding TolB family protein, whose product MSVAVLAGAMVALTATSAAPAPKPGPERITLRASGEQIEKGSGGAALSADGRFAAFVTEDAGVVPGDTNGRSDVFVRDLRKGTVERVNVASDGTQAEGGWGSHRVEISADGRYVAFMSSATNLVDWPEPPTARVEDVYVHDRRTGRTERVSVAADGGSAWAFDTFDMSADGRYVAFGASAQRMEGASNSQTVAYVVDRRSGTAKRISDHIPSDWYVPSVTLSAVGSHLTYVQRHPRGGRHELWHVDLGTGEQKLVNQVGGEPTNGSPGGANLSADGRFVTYSSFDESVVPGAPEYTWELYLYDSVTGETRWMTHEGQGGLGAGLLSPDGRLLAYNTEVKSGDEVVAENVHVRDLRSGRTKLVTRTVAGGPQTEGSAAPSAFARGNRLLSVYSYSPELVPGDTNGVGDGFLFRLR is encoded by the coding sequence GTGTCTGTTGCCGTGCTCGCGGGGGCGATGGTGGCGTTAACAGCGACGTCCGCGGCGCCGGCGCCGAAGCCGGGACCCGAGCGGATCACGCTGCGGGCCTCGGGGGAGCAGATCGAGAAGGGGTCGGGCGGAGCCGCGCTCTCCGCGGACGGGCGCTTCGCCGCGTTCGTCACGGAGGACGCCGGTGTGGTGCCGGGTGACACCAACGGGCGCAGCGATGTCTTCGTCCGCGATCTGCGCAAGGGAACCGTCGAGCGGGTCAACGTCGCCTCGGACGGGACGCAGGCCGAGGGGGGCTGGGGCTCCCACCGTGTGGAGATCAGCGCGGACGGCCGCTACGTCGCCTTCATGTCCAGCGCCACGAATCTCGTCGACTGGCCCGAACCGCCCACCGCCCGGGTGGAGGACGTCTACGTCCACGACCGTCGCACCGGCCGCACCGAGCGGGTCAGCGTCGCCGCCGACGGCGGCAGCGCCTGGGCGTTCGACACCTTCGACATGTCCGCCGACGGCCGCTACGTCGCCTTCGGCGCCTCGGCGCAGCGGATGGAGGGGGCGTCGAACAGCCAGACCGTCGCCTACGTCGTCGACCGCCGCAGTGGCACGGCCAAGCGCATCAGCGACCACATCCCGTCGGACTGGTACGTCCCGAGCGTCACCCTGAGCGCCGTCGGCAGCCATCTGACCTATGTGCAGCGGCACCCGCGCGGCGGGCGGCACGAGCTGTGGCACGTCGATCTGGGCACCGGGGAGCAGAAGCTGGTGAACCAGGTCGGGGGCGAGCCCACCAACGGCAGTCCGGGAGGCGCGAACCTCTCCGCGGACGGCCGGTTCGTGACGTACTCCTCGTTCGACGAGAGCGTCGTCCCCGGAGCGCCGGAGTACACCTGGGAGCTGTATCTGTACGACAGCGTCACGGGTGAGACCCGGTGGATGACCCACGAGGGCCAGGGCGGGCTGGGTGCCGGTCTGCTCAGCCCCGACGGCCGCCTCCTCGCCTACAACACCGAGGTCAAGTCGGGGGACGAGGTCGTCGCGGAGAACGTCCATGTCCGGGATCTGCGGTCCGGCCGGACCAAGCTCGTGACCCGCACCGTCGCGGGCGGACCCCAGACCGAGGGATCCGCGGCACCCAGCGCCTTCGCCCGGGGCAACCGGCTGCTCTCCGTCTACTCCTACTCGCCCGAGCTGGTCCCCGGCGACACCAACGGAGTGGGCGACGGCTTCCTGTTCCGGCTGCGCTGA
- a CDS encoding TetR/AcrR family transcriptional regulator: MAGARKNAPPREDVLVAAMEMIAERGLEKLTMAALGREVGMSSGHLLYYFGSKDELLLETLEWSEGRLGAERGRLLTRTAPARERLDAYVDLYVPDGHRDPHWTLWLEVWNRSQNADDAARDRQAAIEGAWHRDLVALLAEGVSRGEFRPVDPDRFAARMRALLDGFSIHVAIGLRGTDRAQVIGHVGEFLRESLLADD; this comes from the coding sequence ATGGCCGGTGCGCGGAAGAACGCGCCGCCGCGGGAGGACGTCCTCGTCGCCGCCATGGAGATGATCGCCGAGCGCGGTCTGGAGAAGCTCACCATGGCGGCGCTCGGCCGCGAGGTCGGGATGAGCAGCGGGCATCTGCTCTACTACTTCGGCTCCAAGGACGAGCTGCTGCTGGAGACCCTGGAGTGGAGCGAGGGCAGGCTCGGCGCCGAGCGCGGCCGACTGCTCACCCGCACCGCGCCCGCCCGGGAACGGCTGGATGCCTACGTCGACCTCTATGTCCCCGACGGCCATCGCGACCCGCACTGGACGCTGTGGCTGGAGGTCTGGAACCGCTCGCAGAACGCCGACGACGCCGCCCGCGACCGGCAGGCCGCGATCGAGGGCGCCTGGCACCGCGACCTGGTGGCGCTGCTCGCGGAGGGGGTCTCGCGCGGGGAGTTCCGGCCGGTCGACCCGGACCGGTTCGCGGCCCGGATGCGAGCGCTGCTGGACGGCTTCTCCATCCATGTGGCGATCGGGCTCAGGGGCACGGACCGGGCGCAAGTTATCGGCCATGTCGGGGAGTTCCTCCGGGAGAGCCTCCTCGCGGACGACTGA
- a CDS encoding 3-isopropylmalate dehydrogenase, whose translation MSRSINLAVIPGDGIGQEVVAEGLKVLSAVLPQDVKLETKEYDFGARRYHATGETLTDADAEALKQHDAILLGAIGDPSVPSGVLERGFLLKLRFLFDHHVNLRPSKLLPGVATPLAGEPSIDFVVVREGTEGPYTGNGGTIRKGTPHEVATEVSVNTAFGVERVVRDAFARAQARPRKKLALIHKNNVLAFAGHLWTNIFNQVAAEFPEVTTEYMHVDAATIYLVTQPERFDVIVTDNLFGDIITDLAAAVSGGIGVAASGNINPSGEFPSMFEPVHGSAPDIAGQGKADPTATVLSVALLLRHLGYEAEAARIDEAVAVDLAERTGKPARSTAEIGDALAVRVAG comes from the coding sequence ATGTCTCGCAGCATCAATCTCGCAGTGATCCCGGGTGACGGCATCGGCCAGGAGGTCGTGGCCGAAGGCCTGAAGGTGCTCTCCGCCGTCCTTCCGCAGGATGTGAAGCTGGAGACCAAGGAGTACGACTTCGGTGCCAGGCGCTACCACGCCACCGGTGAGACCCTCACCGACGCCGACGCCGAGGCGCTGAAGCAGCACGACGCCATCCTGCTCGGCGCGATCGGTGACCCCTCGGTCCCGTCCGGCGTCCTGGAGCGCGGCTTCCTGCTCAAGCTCCGCTTCCTCTTCGACCACCACGTCAACCTGCGTCCGTCGAAGCTCCTTCCGGGTGTCGCCACCCCGCTGGCGGGCGAGCCGTCGATCGACTTCGTCGTCGTCCGCGAGGGCACCGAGGGCCCGTACACCGGCAACGGCGGCACCATCCGCAAGGGCACCCCGCACGAGGTCGCCACCGAGGTCTCCGTCAACACGGCCTTCGGTGTCGAGCGCGTCGTCCGGGACGCCTTCGCCCGCGCCCAGGCCCGGCCGCGCAAGAAGCTCGCGCTGATCCACAAGAACAACGTGCTGGCCTTCGCCGGTCACCTGTGGACGAACATCTTCAACCAGGTGGCCGCGGAGTTCCCGGAGGTCACCACCGAGTACATGCACGTCGACGCGGCGACCATCTACCTGGTCACCCAGCCCGAGCGGTTCGACGTCATCGTCACCGACAACCTCTTCGGCGACATCATCACCGACCTCGCCGCGGCCGTCTCCGGCGGCATCGGCGTCGCGGCCTCCGGAAACATCAACCCCTCCGGCGAGTTCCCCTCGATGTTCGAGCCGGTCCACGGTTCCGCGCCCGACATCGCCGGCCAGGGCAAGGCCGACCCCACCGCCACGGTCCTGTCCGTCGCCCTCCTGCTGCGTCACCTCGGCTACGAGGCCGAGGCCGCCCGGATCGACGAGGCGGTCGCCGTCGACCTCGCCGAGCGCACCGGCAAGCCCGCCCGCTCCACCGCGGAGATCGGCGACGCGCTCGCCGTACGAGTAGCCGGCTGA
- a CDS encoding branched-chain amino acid aminotransferase: protein MTTPTIELKPSASPLAETERAAILANPGFGRHFTDHMVTIKWTEGRGWHDGQLVPYAPLSLDPATMVLHYAQEIFEGLKAYRQPDGSVATFRPDKNAKRFQASARRLGMPELPVETFIAACDALVKQDAAWVPAHGGEESLYLRPFMIATEVGLGVKPANEYLFLVIASPAGAYFPGGVKPVSIWVSEDHVRAVPGGMGDAKTGGNYAASLLAQAEAAAEGCQQVCYLDAVERKWVEELGGMNLYFVYGDKIVTPSLTGSILEGVTRDSLLSVARDLGYEAEEGRISVDQWQRDSENGTLTEVFACGTAAVITPVGTVKRTGTEWQQSGGEPGEVTLRLRQALLDIQRGTAADAHGWMHPLG from the coding sequence ATGACGACGCCCACGATCGAGCTCAAGCCCTCCGCCAGCCCGCTCGCCGAGACAGAGCGCGCGGCGATCCTGGCCAATCCGGGGTTCGGCCGCCACTTCACCGACCACATGGTGACCATCAAGTGGACCGAGGGCCGCGGCTGGCACGACGGTCAGCTCGTCCCGTACGCGCCTCTCTCCCTCGACCCGGCCACGATGGTCCTGCACTACGCGCAGGAGATCTTCGAGGGCCTCAAGGCCTACCGCCAGCCCGACGGCTCGGTCGCCACCTTCCGCCCGGACAAGAACGCCAAGCGCTTCCAGGCCTCCGCCCGCCGCCTCGGCATGCCCGAGCTTCCGGTGGAGACGTTCATCGCGGCGTGCGACGCGCTGGTCAAGCAGGACGCGGCCTGGGTTCCGGCGCACGGCGGCGAGGAGTCCCTCTACCTGCGTCCGTTCATGATCGCGACCGAGGTCGGCCTCGGTGTGAAGCCCGCCAACGAGTACCTCTTCCTCGTCATCGCCTCCCCGGCCGGCGCCTACTTCCCGGGCGGCGTGAAGCCGGTCTCCATCTGGGTCTCCGAGGACCACGTCCGCGCGGTGCCCGGCGGCATGGGCGACGCCAAGACCGGCGGCAACTACGCCGCGTCCCTGCTCGCGCAGGCCGAGGCCGCCGCGGAGGGCTGCCAGCAGGTCTGCTACCTCGACGCGGTCGAGCGCAAGTGGGTCGAGGAACTCGGCGGCATGAACCTGTACTTCGTGTACGGCGACAAGATCGTCACCCCGAGCCTCACCGGTTCCATCCTGGAGGGCGTGACGCGCGACTCGCTGCTCTCCGTCGCCCGTGACCTCGGCTACGAGGCCGAGGAGGGCCGGATCTCCGTCGACCAGTGGCAGCGGGACTCCGAGAACGGCACCCTGACCGAGGTCTTCGCCTGCGGCACGGCCGCGGTGATCACGCCGGTCGGCACGGTGAAGCGCACGGGTACTGAGTGGCAGCAGTCGGGCGGTGAGCCCGGCGAGGTCACGCTGCGGCTGCGCCAGGCTCTGCTGGACATCCAGCGCGGTACGGCCGCGGACGCGCACGGCTGGATGCACCCGCTGGGCTAG